The uncultured Methanobrevibacter sp. genome includes the window AATGTTGATGACCAGATATAAAATACCTTAAATACTGTGTCAGGATGATATCCTCCACCCAGATCTATTGCAAGAACATCACATTTCTGTTCAATCTCATAGACTTTCCTGATTATTTCGTGAAGGCGAACATCACCGGAAATGAACAAAACATTTTCAATGCATGACATCTCGCCTATTGCTTCGGGTGAATTGTCAATGGCAATTACATTAGCGTCCTTATGTATCAGTCGGGTGGTTCCTCCAAGGTGGCATCCGAGTTCTATGACAGTATCGCCAGGTTTTATCAATTCGGCCAAATCTTTGCGGTAATTTTTGATATCATAACTTAATTTAATCATAAACTATCCCAATATTGTTGAGTTTATCTATATGCAGGTTTTCAACTTCCAGATTTTTGAATGCCTCTTCATTTTGAGCGAATGCAAATGCAGTATTTCCAAGCATGGCCATGGAACTGCCCAAAATATCAGACCTTGAATTAAAATAATCAACCAGATTTT containing:
- a CDS encoding SAM-dependent methyltransferase: MIKLSYDIKNYRKDLAELIKPGDTVIELGCHLGGTTRLIHKDANVIAIDNSPEAIGEMSCIENVLFISGDVRLHEIIRKVYEIEQKCDVLAIDLGGGYHPDTVFKVFYIWSSTFKPTHTVIRNRGILEFFNSAFSSGEDIKSESGYLDSYHDSGIPPLIKEFELWTPSLKKE